The proteins below come from a single Aegilops tauschii subsp. strangulata cultivar AL8/78 chromosome 6, Aet v6.0, whole genome shotgun sequence genomic window:
- the LOC109760554 gene encoding uncharacterized protein, producing MPSSFVNKKNGKILIDDLIEKIERNKNADDEFVRMAFLVLLGTIIAPVSDEYIPKNYYALVQDVRQIKKFNWNAFTLRFCLSEIGMVLQPGRVREWPRGNLALLQYLYWEKVQPSTGPRYDPLALLSPLMRNWTKAAAEKRDKYDFQYGSGVGMIDDTITEEYRLNKIRMEQAENNKKSSTRKSSITGRRTGVSTSKASATRNPIMDRILTELKHIRKDMLRMPELCIQSVMEKLNKSVVFYKAGDIEKEEENEYGENSETRNYDGKPLKEFVYNPGMDNFKTPGKKNVQEDDEDDINDSEEKRPYYCTPEYFDSFKGDKEDPIEVPEVFDEKSVTSLGTYEIASRGSVDSIGEDEVQEEVVGKRKRKVSNLIKSPYVPVIPTKRAKRSAKAKLLEKEVFQDEYDVIKASVKFVRAYERSAKYRKKEIFNDGMREGLSVVQRGLVINAYSSYLLGVVGDNRHIMPTWLVNWLLEFRPDTEPGKNDNEVVAKKNGPVNRCTDEYFKKDKI from the exons ATGCCATCTAGTTTTGTTAACAAGAAGAATGGTAAAATATTGATTGATGATCTTATTGAGAAGATTGAGAGAAATAAAAACGCGGACGATGAATTTGTTCGGATGGCGTTTCTCGTCCTGTTAGGGACTATAATTGCACCAGTGTCTGATGAGTACATTCCGAAGAATTATTATGCACTAGTGCAAGATGTCAGGCAGATAAAAAAGTTCAACTGGAACGCATTCACTTTGCGGTTTTGTTTGTCGGAGATTGGTATGGTCTTGCAGCCCGGCCGTGTTAGGGAATGGCCACGTGGCAACCTAGCACTTCTGCAG tATCTATATTGGGAGAAGGTGCAGCCAAGCACCGGTCCGCGGTATGATCCTTTAGCGCTGTTGAGCCCCTTGATGAGGAATTGGACAAAAGCGGCAGCAGAGAAAAGAGACAAGTACGACTTTCAATATGGTAGTGGTGTTGGAATG atcgATGACACCATTACTGAAGAGTACCGATTAAACAAAATTAGAATGGAACAGGCTGAAAATAACAAGAAATCCAGTACGAGAAAGTCTAGCATTACTGGAAGGAGAACAGGTGTGAGTACATCTAAGGCTTCAGCTACCCGGAACCCTATTATGGATCGGATTTTGACTGAGCTGAAGCACATTCGTAAGGACATGCTTCGTATGCCGGAGCTATGCATACAG AGTGTCATGGAGAAATTGAACAAAAGCGTTGTATTCTACAAAGCCGGTGATattgaaaaagaagaagagaatgAGTATGGTGAAAATAGTGAAACTAGAAACTATGATGGAAAACCTCTTAAAGAATTTGTATATAATCCTGGCATGGACAATTTCAAAACACCAGGAAAAAAGAATGTGCaagaggatgatgaagatgatattaATGATTCTGAAGAGAAGAGACCTTATTATTGCACACCTGAATATTTTGATAGTTTCAAGGGTGATAAAGAAGATCCTATCGAAGTTCCTGAGGTATTTGATGAGAAATCCGTTACATCTTTAGGAACATATGAAATCGCATCACGTGGATCCGTAGATTCTATTGGAGAAGATGAGGTACAGGAGGAGGTTGTAGGGAAACGGAAGCGGAAGGTATCAAACCTTATAAAGTCTCCTTATGTGCCAGTTATACCGACAAAGCGTGCAAAACGTTCAGCAAAAGCAA AACTACTCGAGAAAGAAGTCTTTCAAGATGAATACGATGTGATTAAAGCTAGTGTTAAGTTTGTTCGTGCTTATGAGCGGTCAGCAAAATATAGAAAGAAGGAAATATTCAATGATGGCATGCGCGAAGGTCTCAGTGTAGTGCAGAGAGGGCTT GTTATCAATGCTTATTCGTCGTATCTGTTGGGAGTTGTTGGTGACAATCGTCATATAATGCCGACCTGGCTGGTCAATTGGTTACTTGAATTTAGACCGGACACCGAGCCAGGAAAAAATGACAACGAAGTTGTGGCGAAGAAGAATGGACCCGTGAATAGATGCACCGATGAGTATTTTAAAAAAGATAAG ATTTAG
- the LOC120966615 gene encoding protein FAR1-RELATED SEQUENCE 5-like produces the protein MAGAGIRKHMIYDQLVSRYGSYAKAGFGRKKLYNMCYREKMKLPAQGDADTTIGIMMTRRERDPDFFFEHTVNDEGRLKNLFWCDSQSRRDYVDYSDVTVFDSTYRMNRYGMPFIPFVGLNNHRCTTVFGCALVSDETEDSYVWLLEMFLRAHCQKRPRSVITDGDAAMIKAIRKEDMKKARELEVLERLRGADTHRFILTWKENGDIRFTMDYTPGTLLEFWSIKDCFAL, from the exons ATGGCAGGTGCTGGAATCAGGAAACATATGATTTATGATCAACTCGTCAGTAGGTACGGGTCATATGCAAAGGCTGGTTTTGGGAGGAAGAAGCTTTATAACATGTGTTATAGAGAAAAAATGAAGTTGCCTGCACAAGGTGATGCAGACACTACCATTGGGATCATGATGACCAGAAGAGAGAGGGATCCAGATTTCTTCTTTGAGCACACCGTCAATGATGAAGGAAGGCTGAAAAACCTATTCTGGTGTGATTCTCAATCACGTCGAGACTATGTTGACTACAGTGATGTGACCGTCTTCGACAGCACATACAGAATGAATAGGTATGGCATGCCATTTATACCTTTTGTCGGTCTGAACAACCACCGTTGCACCACGGTATTCGGTTGTGCTCTTGTGTCTGACGAGACGGAAGATTCATATGTCTGGCTGCTTGAGATGTTTTTGAGGGCTCACTGTCAGAAGAGGCCCAGGTCAGTAATTACTGATGGAGATGCAGCTATGATTAAGGCCATCAGAAAG GAAGATATGAAGAAGGCACGGGAGCTTGAGGTCCTTGAGAGACTGAGAGGAGCAGACACTCACAGATTCATACTGACATGGAAGGAAAATGGGGATATCAGATTCACTATGGACTACACCCCAG GAACTTTGCTTGAATTCTGGAGTATTAAAGATTGCTTCGCCCTTTGA
- the LOC141026290 gene encoding uncharacterized protein, with translation MLMVRYWRGMERFGNVEAYNLKELFTVGNITGRIEVLKVDIAYRRLVHVRSLGRYAVFLGLTQCLHISTETFPSISAGSIYLGCYHQQTCGFSIYHINNKKKHGRTEPKHKFIFIVTMGLIPAARPYNLDEYLVLYVNRRHNLSRSCLNHTSSYCREYSR, from the exons ATGCTGATGGTGCGGTACTGGAGAGGCATGGAGCGCTTCGGCAACGTTGAGGCTTACAATCTAAAGGAGCTATTCACAGTGGGCAACATTACCGGCCGCATTGAGGTGTTGAAGGTGGACATCGCCTACCGGAGGCTGGTCCACGTGAGGAGCCTTGGCCGGTATGCGGTGTTTCTTGGCCTGACGCAGTGCTTGCACATCTCCACGGAGACATTCCCCTCCATTTCTGCCGGCTCGATATACCTGGGCTGCTATCATCAGCAAACTTGTGGGTTCAGCATCTATCATATCAACAACAAGAAGAAACATGGGAGGACCGAACCCAAGCACAAGTTCATCTTCATCGTAACCATGGGTTTAATTCCTGCTGCCAGACCCTACAACCTTGACGAGTA TCTTGTACTCTATGTCAACCGGAGACACAACCTTAGTAGGTCATGTCTCAATCATACCAGCTCTTATTGTAGGGAGTACTCTCGCTAG
- the LOC109760557 gene encoding uncharacterized protein — protein MAKPSVDGLGKSSLDMVEDNGVDRLSKLPDDVLLNIVERLDIADVERTTILSRRWKQIPAILSKIFIMVASFQPKHEGRKLTSDDIVRANTNVLEATRSILVKRAGGPHTIHLLRMQFYLGDESIFIGHAVANTIATHKVASVEFTILTKVRTKFTNNDLLTHGRQFMSFLDSCPNTFGGLARLTLENLRLGESDFPKIFSICKQLEVLCLYHCDMGIESLLEVEHSQLSELVIGRSVLIKRVDLKWVPKLTVLKFNMFRSQDDPFCLGYVPLLQTVSIINTGFSWHKMLKISELLGETAISNLHLNFKSEKIWVKPEGRRQLLPVLHKLRLVNLINISEECDLTWIMFILQGAPTLKELRILVRDHLCEMVTGERRKKYAFSEEKDKGLEWEPSASDFKHHNLAELRIYGRFEAEEKIVRFARNIMEAAVNLEDIKLYKSPVCENCKNMHQEWTLKEKSLLSYKLSKGMLSSLVRIQFPSLGEIFTWPKYWS, from the exons ATGGCCAAACCATCCGTGGACGGCCTAGGCAAATCCTCCCTCGATATGGTG GAGGACAATGGAGTTGACAGGCTCAGCAAGTTGCCTGATGACGTTTTGCTCAACATTGTGGAGCGACTTGATATCGCTGATGTTGAACGAACCACCATCCTCTCCAGACGTTGGAAGCAGATCCCTGCTATACTCTCAAAGATTTTTATAATGGTTGCTTCTTTTCAACCCAAGCATGAAGGTAGGAAGTTAACCTCAGATGATATAGTTCGGGCCAACACCAACGTGCTGGAAGCAACCAGGAGCATACTGGTAAAGAGGGCTGGAGGTCCACACACCATTCACCTGCTGCGCATGCAATTCTACTTGGGAGATGAGTCCATTTTCATTGGTCATGCTGTTGCCAACACCATAGCAACACACAAGGTTGCTTCAGTTGAGTTTACAATCTTGACCAAGGTGCGCACAAAGTTTACCAATAATGACCTGCTCACTCATGGGAGGCAGTTCATGTCATTCCTTGATTCGTGTCCAAACACATTTGGTGGTCTTGCACGCCTCACGCTAGAGAATTTGAGGTTAGGAGAATCAGACTTTCCCAAAATTTTCAGTATATGCAAGCAACTCGAGGTCCTCTGCCTCTACCACTGTGATATGGGCATTGAGTCTTTGCTGGAAGTGGAACACTCACAACTCAGTGAACTGGTGATTGGCCGTAGCGTGCTTATTAAGAGGGTTGATCTGAAGTGGGTACCAAAACTCACAGTACTGAAATTTAATATGTTTCGATCTCAAGATGACCCCTTCTGTCTTGGCTATGTCCCACTTCTCCAGACTGTGAGCATCATTAATACTGGTTTTTCTTGGCACAAGATGCTCAAGATAAGCGAGTTGCTGGGTGAAACCGCCATAAGCAACCTGCATTTGAACTTCAAAAGTGAAAAG ATTTGGGTCAAGCCGGAAGGTCGAAGACAATTGTTACCAGTGTTACACAAGCTAAGGCTTGTGAATTTGATTAACATTTCTGAAGAATGCGATCTGACTTGGATAATGTTCATACTTCAAGGTGCACCCACCCTTAAGGAACTACGCATCTTG GTGCGGGACCATTTATGTGAAATGGTAACTGGGGAGCGGAGAAAAAAGTATGCCTTTAGCGAGGAGAAGGACAAGGGACTAGAGTGGGAACCATCTGCATCTGATTTCAAGCACCACAACCTTGCCGAGCTCAGAATCTATGGGAGGTTTGAAGCAGAAGAAAAAATCGTGCGCTTTGCCAGGAATATCATGGAAGCAGCGGTGAATCTCGAGGACATAAAACTTTATAAGAGTCCAGTGTGTGAGAATTGCAAGAACATGCACCAGGAGTGGACGTTGAAGGAGAAGTCGTTGCTTAGCTACAAACTCAGCAAGGGGATGCTGTCTTCGCTCGTCCGGATTCAGTTCCCAAGTTTAGGGGAAATTTTTACTTGGCCAAAGTACTGGTCTTAG